A window from Pseudomonas alloputida encodes these proteins:
- a CDS encoding molybdopterin cofactor-binding domain-containing protein: protein MNHSQQVPSRDQLLAKTGVLLIVDQITPPSGPVAKGVTPTVKERELALFIAVSDDGMVYAFNGHVDLGTGIRTSLAQIVAEELDLRMDQVHMVLGDTERAPNQGATIASATLQISAVPLRKAAATARRYLLQQAALRLGCPPEMLRIEDGTVIASNGSTLSFAELVQGKNHQLHIADDAPLKAIEDYRLVGRSAPRVDIPGKATGELTYVHDMRLPNMLHGRVIRPPYAGHDSGDFVGNSLLAVDESSIAHLPGVVAVVVIRDFVGVVAEREEQAIRAAHELKVSWKPFTGKLPDLSDVAQAIRDNPRVQRTVLDQGDVDGGIANASQRLSRSYLWPYQLHASIGPSCALADFTAGQIRVWSGTQNPHLLRADLAWLLACDEARIEIIRMEAAGCYGRNCADDVCADAVLLSRAVQRPVRVQLTREQEHVWEPKGTAQLMEIDGGLNADGSVAAYDFQTSYPSNGAPTLALLLTGAVEPVPALFEMGDRTSIPPYDYEHMRVTINDMTPLVRASWMRGVSAMPNSFAHESYIDELAFAAGVDPVEYRLKHLSDPRAIDLVKATAERAQWQPHTRPMQTQAEGDVLRGRGFAYARYIHSKFPGFGAAWAAWVADVAVDRRTGEVAVTRVVIGHDAGMMVNPEGVRHQIHGNVIQSTSRVLKEQVSFEESTVASKEWGGYPILTFPELPAIDVMMLPRQHEPPMGSGESASVPSAAAIANAIFDATGIRFRELPITAERVRAALGGEGQGPDAPAPAQPSTKRSKWWFGSLAGVFGAALGMLATALPWRAEIAPVTPPGVGSWSAAMLERGRQVAAAGDCAVCHTVSGGKANAGGLAMDTPFGTLYSTNITPDPETGIGRWSFAAFERAMREGISRDGRHLYPAFPYTSFRNINDADMQALYAYLMSQTPVRQEAPANQMRFPFNQRPLMAGWNARFLQRGEYQPDPQRSAQWNRGAYLVDGLGHCTACHSPRNLMGAEKGGSSYLAGGMVDGWEAPALNALGKSSTPWSEDELFNYLSTGFSEKHGVAAGPMGPVVSELATLPKSDVRAIAHYLSSLEGEPQALAANAAPQVDTHVSLSNGERVFKGACLGCHSDGLGPKLFGVSPSMAVNSNVHSDLPDNLLRVVLHGIPTPATRDLGYMPGFKDSLSDRQVADLAAYLRHRFAADKPAWQGLASKAAQVRANPGSH, encoded by the coding sequence ATGAACCACTCACAACAGGTGCCCAGCCGCGACCAACTGCTGGCCAAGACCGGCGTGTTGCTGATCGTCGACCAGATCACCCCGCCCTCAGGCCCTGTGGCCAAGGGCGTGACACCTACAGTCAAGGAACGTGAGCTGGCGCTGTTCATCGCGGTCAGCGACGACGGCATGGTCTACGCCTTCAATGGTCATGTCGACCTGGGCACTGGCATCCGTACCTCGCTGGCGCAAATCGTCGCCGAAGAGCTGGACCTGCGCATGGACCAGGTGCACATGGTGCTGGGCGACACCGAGCGGGCACCCAACCAGGGCGCGACCATTGCCAGCGCCACCCTGCAGATTTCCGCGGTACCGCTGCGCAAGGCCGCAGCCACAGCGCGACGCTATCTGTTGCAACAGGCCGCCCTACGCCTTGGCTGCCCGCCCGAAATGCTGCGCATTGAAGACGGCACGGTTATCGCCAGTAACGGCAGCACGCTGAGCTTTGCCGAACTGGTGCAAGGCAAGAACCACCAGCTGCACATTGCCGACGACGCCCCGCTCAAGGCCATCGAGGACTACCGCCTGGTCGGGCGCAGCGCCCCTCGAGTAGACATCCCTGGCAAGGCCACCGGCGAGCTGACCTATGTGCACGACATGCGCCTGCCCAACATGCTTCACGGTCGGGTCATCCGCCCGCCCTATGCCGGCCATGACAGCGGCGACTTTGTCGGCAACAGCTTGCTGGCGGTGGATGAGTCTTCCATCGCCCATCTACCCGGCGTGGTCGCCGTGGTGGTCATCCGCGACTTCGTCGGTGTGGTGGCAGAGCGCGAAGAGCAAGCCATCCGTGCAGCCCATGAGCTGAAAGTCAGCTGGAAGCCATTCACAGGCAAGCTGCCCGACCTTAGCGATGTCGCCCAGGCCATCCGCGACAACCCGCGCGTGCAGCGCACCGTGCTGGACCAGGGCGATGTCGACGGCGGCATCGCCAATGCCAGCCAGCGCCTGAGCCGCAGCTACCTGTGGCCTTACCAGCTGCACGCATCGATCGGCCCATCATGTGCACTGGCCGACTTCACCGCAGGGCAGATCCGCGTGTGGTCAGGTACGCAGAACCCGCACCTGCTGCGCGCAGACCTGGCCTGGCTGCTGGCGTGCGATGAAGCACGCATCGAGATCATTCGCATGGAAGCAGCCGGTTGTTATGGCCGCAACTGCGCCGATGACGTGTGCGCCGACGCGGTGCTGCTGTCGCGTGCGGTGCAGCGCCCGGTGCGGGTGCAGCTGACCCGCGAACAGGAACACGTGTGGGAGCCCAAGGGCACCGCGCAACTGATGGAAATCGACGGCGGCCTGAACGCCGATGGCAGCGTGGCCGCCTATGACTTCCAGACCAGCTACCCGTCCAATGGCGCGCCCACCCTGGCCCTGCTGCTGACCGGTGCCGTGGAACCGGTGCCGGCGCTGTTCGAGATGGGCGATCGCACGTCGATCCCGCCTTACGATTACGAACACATGCGCGTCACCATCAATGACATGACGCCACTGGTGCGTGCCTCATGGATGCGGGGTGTGTCGGCCATGCCCAACAGCTTCGCCCATGAGTCGTACATCGATGAACTGGCCTTCGCCGCTGGCGTCGACCCGGTCGAATATCGCCTCAAGCACCTGTCCGACCCGCGCGCCATCGACCTGGTCAAAGCCACTGCTGAACGCGCGCAATGGCAGCCGCATACCCGGCCCATGCAGACACAGGCCGAAGGTGATGTGCTGCGCGGCCGGGGTTTTGCCTATGCGCGCTATATCCACAGTAAATTTCCCGGCTTCGGCGCGGCCTGGGCAGCCTGGGTGGCTGATGTCGCAGTGGACCGGCGCACGGGCGAAGTGGCCGTCACCCGCGTGGTGATCGGCCACGATGCCGGGATGATGGTCAACCCCGAGGGTGTGCGTCACCAGATCCACGGTAACGTCATCCAGTCCACCAGCCGGGTACTCAAGGAGCAGGTCAGTTTCGAGGAATCGACAGTGGCGAGCAAGGAATGGGGCGGCTACCCGATCCTGACCTTCCCCGAGCTGCCGGCTATCGACGTGATGATGCTGCCGCGCCAGCACGAGCCGCCAATGGGCAGTGGCGAGTCAGCCTCGGTACCCAGCGCAGCGGCCATCGCCAATGCCATTTTCGACGCCACCGGCATTCGTTTTCGCGAGCTGCCGATCACAGCCGAACGCGTGCGTGCTGCGCTCGGTGGCGAAGGCCAAGGGCCAGATGCGCCCGCGCCAGCGCAGCCGTCAACCAAGCGTTCGAAGTGGTGGTTCGGCTCGCTGGCCGGGGTGTTCGGCGCCGCATTGGGCATGCTTGCCACCGCCTTGCCCTGGCGCGCCGAAATCGCCCCGGTAACGCCACCTGGTGTCGGCAGCTGGAGCGCCGCCATGCTCGAGCGCGGGCGCCAGGTGGCGGCGGCCGGCGACTGCGCCGTGTGCCATACGGTCAGCGGCGGCAAGGCCAATGCCGGGGGGCTGGCAATGGATACGCCTTTCGGCACGTTGTACAGCACCAATATCACCCCCGACCCGGAAACCGGTATCGGCCGCTGGTCCTTCGCCGCCTTCGAGCGGGCCATGCGCGAAGGTATCAGCCGCGATGGCCGGCACCTGTACCCGGCGTTTCCCTACACCTCGTTTCGCAACATCAACGACGCCGACATGCAAGCGCTGTATGCCTACCTGATGTCGCAAACACCGGTACGCCAGGAAGCGCCCGCCAACCAGATGCGCTTCCCGTTCAACCAGCGGCCGCTGATGGCCGGCTGGAATGCGCGGTTTCTGCAACGCGGCGAATACCAGCCCGACCCGCAGCGCAGCGCGCAGTGGAACCGCGGTGCCTACCTGGTCGACGGCCTGGGCCACTGCACGGCCTGCCATTCGCCGCGCAACCTGATGGGCGCAGAAAAAGGCGGTAGCAGCTACCTTGCTGGCGGCATGGTCGATGGCTGGGAGGCCCCGGCCTTGAATGCCCTGGGCAAGTCATCGACGCCGTGGAGCGAAGACGAGTTGTTCAACTACCTCAGCACCGGCTTCTCCGAAAAACACGGCGTGGCGGCCGGCCCCATGGGCCCGGTGGTCAGTGAGCTTGCCACCCTGCCAAAAAGCGACGTGCGCGCCATCGCCCACTACCTCAGTTCCCTGGAGGGCGAGCCGCAGGCACTGGCCGCCAATGCCGCGCCCCAGGTGGACACGCACGTGTCGCTGAGCAACGGCGAGCGGGTATTCAAAGGTGCGTGCCTGGGCTGCCACAGTGATGGGCTGGGGCCGAAGTTGTTTGGCGTCAGCCCGTCGATGGCGGTCAACAGCAACGTCCACAGCGACCTGCCGGACAACCTGCTGCGCGTGGTGCTGCACGGCATTCCGACGCCGGCAACCCGCGACCTGGGCTACATGCCTGGTTTCAAGGACAGCCTGTCGGACCGCCAGGTAGCCGACCTCGCGGCCTACCTGCGCCATCGTTTTGCCGCCGACAAACCGGCCTGGCAAGGGCTGGCGTCCAAGGCTGCGCAGGTACGCGCCAACCCTGGCAGCCACTGA
- a CDS encoding (2Fe-2S)-binding protein: MQTTISLQVNGQPVEVSAMPDTPLLLILRNDLCLNGPKYGCGLGECGACTVIIDGVAARSCVIPLAGAAGRNITTLEGLGSKAAPHPVQQAFIDEQAAQCGYCMNGMIMTAKALLDRIPEPSDEQIRNELSANLCRCGTHVEILRAVRRAAETRRKP; the protein is encoded by the coding sequence ATGCAAACAACCATCTCCCTGCAGGTCAACGGCCAGCCCGTCGAAGTCAGCGCCATGCCTGACACCCCGCTGCTGCTGATCCTGCGCAACGACCTGTGCCTGAACGGCCCCAAGTACGGCTGCGGCCTGGGCGAATGCGGGGCGTGTACGGTGATCATCGACGGCGTGGCCGCCCGCTCCTGCGTCATCCCCTTGGCCGGCGCCGCCGGCCGCAATATCACCACCCTCGAAGGGCTGGGCAGCAAGGCCGCACCGCACCCCGTGCAACAGGCGTTCATCGACGAGCAGGCGGCCCAGTGTGGTTACTGCATGAACGGCATGATCATGACCGCCAAGGCCCTGCTCGATCGCATTCCCGAGCCCAGCGACGAACAGATTCGCAATGAGCTGTCCGCCAACCTGTGCCGCTGCGGCACCCACGTCGAAATCCTGCGCGCCGTGCGCCGCGCTGCCGAGACCCGGAGAAAGCCATGA
- a CDS encoding MarR family winged helix-turn-helix transcriptional regulator, protein MSKKTTPSSAPLDNTPYDVTEQVGHLLRKAYQRHTAIFQQQACDPQLTSIQFVTLCALRDHGPSSQAELIKATAVDQATIRGIVERLKARELVQLSPDPGDRRKVIVELTESGAALLDAMIPCARQISELSMGSLNAGERVAILYLLRKMIDSDENAG, encoded by the coding sequence ATGTCGAAAAAAACCACCCCCAGCAGCGCCCCGCTCGACAACACCCCCTACGACGTTACCGAACAGGTCGGGCACTTGCTGCGCAAGGCCTACCAACGGCACACGGCGATCTTCCAGCAGCAGGCCTGCGACCCGCAGCTTACCTCGATTCAGTTCGTCACCCTGTGCGCCCTGCGCGATCACGGCCCCAGCTCCCAGGCTGAACTGATCAAGGCCACCGCGGTGGACCAGGCAACCATCCGCGGCATCGTCGAGCGCCTGAAGGCGCGCGAGCTGGTGCAGCTTTCGCCAGACCCGGGCGACCGGCGCAAGGTCATCGTCGAACTCACCGAAAGCGGCGCGGCCTTGCTCGATGCAATGATCCCCTGCGCCCGGCAGATCAGCGAACTGAGCATGGGCAGCCTGAATGCCGGGGAGCGCGTTGCCATTTTGTACCTGCTGCGCAAGATGATCGACAGCGACGAGAACGCGGGCTGA
- a CDS encoding 2,5-dihydroxypyridine 5,6-dioxygenase encodes MPVSNAQLTQMFEHVLKLSRVDETQSVAVLKSHYSDPRTVNAAMEAAQRLKAKVYAVELPAFNHPTAMGNDMTAYCGDTALTGNLAAQRALEAADLVVDTMMLLHSPEQEQILKTGTRILLAVEPPEVLARMLPTEDDKRRVLAAETLLKQARSLHVRSKAGSDFHAPLGQYPAVTEYGYADEPGRWDHWPSGFLFTWPNEDSAEGTLVLDVGDIILPFKNYCRERITLEIEKGFITGIHGGFEAEYLRDYMKYFNDPEVYGISHIGWGLQPRAQWTAMGLHDRNDGMCMDARAFYGNFLFSTGPNTEVGGKRKTPCHLDIPLRNCDIYLDDKAVVLAGDVVAPEESRAR; translated from the coding sequence ATGCCGGTGAGCAATGCACAACTGACCCAGATGTTCGAGCACGTACTGAAGCTGTCTCGAGTGGACGAAACGCAGAGCGTGGCCGTGCTCAAGAGCCACTACTCCGACCCGCGCACGGTCAACGCCGCCATGGAGGCCGCCCAGCGTTTGAAGGCCAAGGTGTATGCGGTAGAGCTGCCGGCGTTCAACCACCCGACCGCCATGGGCAACGACATGACGGCCTACTGCGGCGACACCGCGCTGACCGGCAACCTGGCGGCGCAGCGGGCGCTGGAAGCCGCCGACCTGGTCGTCGACACCATGATGCTGCTGCACTCGCCCGAGCAGGAGCAGATTCTCAAGACCGGCACGCGCATCCTGCTGGCCGTGGAGCCACCCGAGGTGCTGGCGCGCATGCTGCCGACCGAAGACGACAAACGCCGGGTGCTGGCTGCCGAAACCCTGTTGAAACAGGCGCGCAGCCTGCATGTGCGGTCCAAGGCCGGTAGCGACTTCCACGCCCCGCTCGGCCAGTACCCGGCCGTGACTGAGTACGGCTATGCCGACGAACCGGGGCGCTGGGACCACTGGCCCAGCGGCTTTCTGTTCACCTGGCCGAACGAGGACAGCGCCGAGGGCACGCTGGTGCTGGACGTGGGTGACATCATCCTGCCGTTCAAGAACTATTGCCGCGAGCGCATCACCCTGGAAATCGAAAAAGGCTTCATCACCGGCATACATGGCGGCTTCGAGGCCGAGTACCTGCGTGACTACATGAAATACTTCAACGACCCCGAGGTATACGGCATCTCGCACATAGGCTGGGGCCTGCAGCCGCGCGCGCAATGGACGGCCATGGGCCTGCACGACCGCAACGACGGCATGTGCATGGATGCCCGTGCGTTCTACGGCAACTTCCTGTTCTCCACCGGCCCCAACACCGAGGTCGGCGGCAAGCGCAAGACCCCGTGCCACCTGGACATCCCGCTGCGCAACTGCGATATCTACCTGGATGACAAGGCGGTAGTGCTGGCCGGCGACGTGGTTGCACCAGAGGAGTCGCGAGCGCGATAG
- the nicC gene encoding 6-hydroxynicotinate 3-monooxygenase, with amino-acid sequence MRGRQKIAIVGAGLGGAAAATLLQQAGFDVEVFEQAPAFTRLGAGIHIGPNVMKIFRRMGLEQKLELMGSHPDFWFSRDGNTGDYLSRIPLGEFARREYGAAYITIHRGDLHALQIEAIQPGTVHFGKRLEKIVDEGDQVRLDFADGTHTVADIVIGADGIHSKIREELLGAEAPIYSGWVAHRALIRGVNLAQHADVFEPCVKWWSEDRHMMVYYTTGKRDEYYFVTGVPHEAWDFQGAFVDSSQEEMRAAFEGYHPTVQKLIDATESITKWPLRNRNPLPLWSRGRLVLLGDACHPMKPHMAQGACMAIEDAAMLTRCLQETGLSDHRTAFALYEANRKERASQVQSVSNANTWLYSQEDPAWVYGYDLYGQQLESGEAA; translated from the coding sequence ATGCGGGGTAGGCAGAAAATCGCAATCGTCGGTGCAGGTCTGGGTGGGGCAGCCGCCGCCACATTGCTGCAACAGGCCGGGTTCGATGTCGAGGTATTCGAACAGGCTCCGGCGTTCACCCGCCTGGGCGCAGGCATTCATATCGGCCCTAACGTGATGAAAATCTTCCGCCGCATGGGGCTGGAGCAGAAGCTGGAGCTGATGGGCTCGCACCCGGACTTCTGGTTCAGCCGCGACGGCAATACCGGTGATTACCTGTCGCGCATTCCGCTGGGCGAGTTTGCCCGCCGCGAATACGGCGCTGCCTACATCACCATCCACCGTGGCGACCTGCACGCCCTGCAGATCGAGGCCATCCAGCCGGGCACCGTGCACTTCGGCAAGCGCCTGGAAAAGATCGTCGACGAAGGTGACCAAGTGCGCCTGGACTTCGCCGACGGCACCCACACCGTGGCCGACATCGTCATCGGGGCCGACGGCATCCACTCGAAGATCCGTGAAGAGTTGCTGGGGGCTGAAGCGCCGATCTACAGCGGCTGGGTCGCGCACCGTGCACTGATTCGCGGGGTGAACCTGGCACAGCATGCCGATGTGTTCGAGCCCTGCGTCAAATGGTGGTCCGAAGACCGCCACATGATGGTCTACTACACCACCGGCAAGCGCGACGAGTATTACTTCGTCACCGGCGTGCCACATGAAGCCTGGGACTTCCAGGGTGCGTTCGTCGACAGCAGCCAGGAAGAAATGCGCGCAGCCTTCGAAGGCTACCACCCCACGGTGCAGAAGCTGATCGACGCTACCGAATCGATCACCAAGTGGCCGCTGCGCAACCGCAACCCGTTGCCGTTGTGGAGCCGTGGCCGCCTGGTGCTGCTGGGCGACGCCTGCCACCCGATGAAGCCACACATGGCCCAGGGCGCGTGCATGGCCATCGAGGACGCGGCCATGCTGACCCGCTGCCTGCAGGAGACCGGGCTGTCCGACCACCGCACGGCGTTCGCGTTGTATGAAGCCAACCGCAAAGAGCGGGCATCGCAGGTGCAATCGGTATCCAACGCCAACACCTGGCTCTACAGCCAGGAAGATCCAGCCTGGGTTTACGGCTACGACCTCTATGGGCAGCAGCTTGAAAGCGGGGAGGCGGCATGA
- the nicD gene encoding N-formylmaleamate deformylase has translation MSTFVAGGNVSANGIRQHYLRYGGKGHALILVPGITSPAITWGFVAERLGHYFDTYVLDVRGRGLSSSGPDLDYGTDACAADIPAFAAALGLDSYHLLGHSMGARFAIRAAAQGAPGLQRLVLVDPPVSGPGRRAYPSKLPWYVDSIRQATVGMSGDDMRAFCATWSDEQLALRAEWLHTCYEPAIVRAFDDFHEVDIHQYLPAVRQPALLMVAGRGGVIEPRDIAEMRELKPDIQVAYVDNAGHMIPWDDLDGFFAAFGDFLDHPLV, from the coding sequence ATGAGCACCTTCGTCGCTGGTGGTAACGTCAGCGCCAATGGCATCCGCCAGCATTACCTGCGCTATGGCGGCAAGGGCCATGCGCTGATCCTGGTGCCGGGCATCACCAGCCCAGCGATCACCTGGGGCTTTGTCGCCGAGCGCCTTGGGCATTATTTCGACACCTATGTGCTGGATGTGCGCGGGCGTGGCTTGTCTTCAAGCGGCCCCGACCTGGACTACGGCACCGACGCTTGTGCTGCGGATATTCCCGCCTTTGCCGCCGCGCTGGGCCTGGATAGCTACCATCTGCTCGGTCACTCGATGGGGGCGCGTTTTGCCATCCGCGCAGCCGCCCAAGGGGCACCGGGACTGCAGCGGCTGGTGCTGGTCGACCCACCGGTGTCCGGGCCGGGCCGCCGCGCCTACCCGAGCAAGTTGCCGTGGTACGTCGATTCGATCCGCCAAGCCACGGTTGGCATGAGCGGCGATGACATGCGCGCCTTCTGTGCCACCTGGAGCGACGAGCAGCTGGCCCTGCGTGCCGAGTGGCTGCACACCTGCTACGAGCCGGCGATCGTGCGGGCCTTCGATGATTTCCACGAGGTCGATATCCACCAGTACCTGCCTGCGGTGCGCCAGCCGGCATTGCTGATGGTGGCCGGGCGGGGTGGAGTGATCGAGCCCCGTGACATTGCTGAAATGCGCGAGCTCAAGCCGGATATCCAGGTCGCGTACGTGGACAACGCCGGCCACATGATCCCCTGGGATGACCTGGACGGTTTCTTCGCCGCCTTTGGCGACTTCCTCGACCACCCCCTCGTCTGA
- a CDS encoding maleate isomerase encodes MTQLYRIGQIVPSSNTTMETEIPAMLNARQAIRPERFTFHSSRMRMKQVKKEELAAMDAESDRCAVELSDAKVDVLGYACLVAIMAMGLGYHRQSEKRLQQATADNDALAPVITSAGALVEALHVMKAKRIAIVAPYMKPLTELVVNYIREEGFEVQDWRALEIPDNLAVARHDPANLPGIVAGMDLEGVDVVVLSACVQMQSLPAVAKVEAQTGKPVVTAAIATTYAMLKALDLEPIVPGAGALLSGAY; translated from the coding sequence ATGACCCAGCTATACCGCATCGGCCAGATCGTGCCGAGTTCGAACACCACCATGGAAACCGAAATTCCGGCGATGCTCAACGCACGCCAGGCGATCCGCCCCGAGCGGTTCACCTTCCATTCCAGCCGCATGCGCATGAAGCAGGTGAAGAAGGAAGAACTGGCCGCGATGGACGCCGAGTCCGACCGCTGCGCAGTCGAGCTGTCCGACGCCAAGGTCGATGTGCTGGGCTATGCCTGCCTTGTGGCGATCATGGCCATGGGGCTGGGCTATCACCGCCAATCTGAAAAGCGCCTGCAGCAGGCCACCGCCGACAATGATGCACTGGCACCGGTGATCACCAGCGCCGGGGCGCTGGTCGAGGCCTTGCATGTGATGAAGGCCAAGCGCATTGCCATCGTCGCGCCGTACATGAAGCCGCTGACCGAGTTGGTGGTGAACTACATCCGCGAGGAAGGCTTCGAGGTGCAGGACTGGCGCGCGCTGGAAATCCCCGACAACCTCGCCGTGGCCCGTCACGACCCGGCCAACCTGCCGGGCATCGTCGCCGGCATGGACCTTGAAGGCGTCGATGTGGTGGTGCTGTCGGCGTGCGTGCAGATGCAATCGCTGCCGGCAGTGGCCAAGGTCGAGGCGCAAACCGGCAAGCCGGTGGTCACCGCTGCAATCGCTACCACCTACGCCATGCTCAAGGCGCTGGACCTGGAGCCGATCGTGCCGGGCGCCGGTGCCTTGCTGTCGGGCGCCTACTGA
- a CDS encoding N-carbamoylsarcosine amidohydrolase encodes MSDAQSARDNYQGVWGQRIGFGRKPALLMIDFMQGYTTPGAPLYAPGVVAAVEQAAGLLALARDCGTLVVHTNIRYQPPHFADGGVWVRKAPVMKDMVEGNPLAAFCEAVAPQAGEVVLSKQYASAFFATSLAPLLHAQGVDTVVLAGCSTSGCIRASAVDAMQHGFRTIVVRECVGDRHSDPHEANLFDIDSKYGDVVTRQDAMQQLRHLAG; translated from the coding sequence ATGAGCGACGCACAAAGCGCCCGTGACAACTACCAGGGTGTGTGGGGCCAGCGCATCGGCTTTGGCCGCAAGCCGGCCCTGCTGATGATCGACTTCATGCAGGGCTACACCACCCCGGGCGCACCGCTGTACGCCCCGGGCGTGGTCGCGGCAGTCGAGCAGGCCGCCGGCCTGCTGGCGCTGGCCCGCGACTGCGGTACCTTGGTGGTGCATACCAACATCCGCTACCAGCCTCCGCATTTTGCTGACGGCGGCGTGTGGGTGCGCAAGGCGCCGGTGATGAAGGACATGGTCGAAGGCAACCCGCTGGCAGCCTTTTGCGAGGCCGTTGCGCCACAGGCAGGGGAGGTGGTGCTGAGCAAACAGTACGCCAGCGCTTTCTTCGCCACCAGCCTGGCCCCGCTGCTGCATGCACAAGGTGTGGATACCGTGGTGCTGGCTGGCTGCTCGACCAGCGGCTGCATCCGCGCCAGTGCGGTGGATGCCATGCAGCACGGGTTTCGAACCATCGTGGTGCGCGAGTGTGTCGGTGACCGCCACAGCGACCCGCACGAAGCCAACCTGTTCGACATCGACAGCAAGTACGGTGATGTCGTCACCCGGCAGGATGCCATGCAGCAACTCAGGCACCTGGCCGGCTGA
- a CDS encoding MFS transporter has protein sequence MPIANATTVHSDIDHGTKALYSKITWRLIPFLCFCYLAAYLDRINVGFAKLQMLEDLQFSTAAYGLGAGLFFVGYIIFEVPSNLILQRVGAKLWIARIMITWGLLSACTMFVTSTTQFYILRFLLGAAEAGFLPGVLYYLTMWYPTYRRGRIIALFMIGLPLSSVIGGPISGWIMGHFDQVQGLHGWQWLFLLEAIPSVLLGILTFWALPNHFQQAKWLSADDKAQLAADLAADDAEGKDSKHSFRDGFFNLKVWMLGGIDFSILLSAYAMGFWMPTFIRDAGVSDTFHIGLLTAIPSLAALAGMLMIGASSDRHRERRWHIIVPFIIGAIAMASSTLFSQNLVMTVVLFAIASAAIIGAVPVFFSLPATFLKGTAAATGFALACSVANIAGLVSNSLMGVVTDLTGTSHAALWVFAGCLILSCFLVIALPAKLVNR, from the coding sequence ATGCCAATTGCGAATGCAACCACGGTCCACAGTGACATCGACCATGGCACGAAAGCGCTGTACAGCAAGATCACCTGGAGGCTCATCCCCTTCTTGTGTTTCTGCTACCTCGCAGCTTATCTGGACCGCATCAATGTCGGCTTCGCCAAGCTGCAGATGCTCGAAGACCTGCAGTTCAGCACAGCGGCCTATGGCCTGGGTGCAGGGCTGTTCTTCGTCGGCTACATCATCTTCGAAGTGCCGAGCAACCTGATCCTGCAGCGCGTTGGCGCCAAGCTGTGGATCGCCCGCATCATGATCACCTGGGGCCTGCTGTCGGCCTGCACCATGTTCGTCACCAGCACCACCCAGTTCTATATCCTGCGTTTCCTGCTGGGGGCGGCCGAGGCCGGCTTCCTGCCAGGCGTGCTGTACTACCTGACCATGTGGTACCCCACCTATCGCCGCGGGCGCATCATTGCCCTGTTCATGATCGGGCTGCCGTTGTCGAGCGTGATTGGCGGGCCGATTTCTGGCTGGATCATGGGGCATTTCGACCAGGTTCAAGGTTTGCATGGGTGGCAGTGGCTGTTCCTGCTGGAGGCGATCCCCAGCGTTTTGCTCGGCATCCTCACGTTCTGGGCATTGCCTAACCATTTCCAGCAGGCCAAGTGGCTGTCGGCTGACGACAAGGCACAACTGGCGGCAGACCTGGCCGCCGACGATGCCGAGGGCAAGGACAGCAAACACAGCTTCCGCGATGGCTTCTTCAACCTTAAGGTGTGGATGCTCGGTGGTATCGACTTTTCGATCCTGCTCAGCGCCTATGCGATGGGCTTCTGGATGCCGACCTTCATCCGCGATGCGGGCGTCAGCGACACCTTCCATATCGGCCTGCTCACGGCCATTCCAAGCCTGGCCGCGCTGGCCGGCATGCTCATGATCGGGGCCAGCTCCGACCGCCACCGCGAGCGCCGCTGGCACATCATCGTGCCGTTTATCATTGGTGCAATCGCCATGGCCAGCAGCACCTTGTTCAGCCAGAACCTGGTGATGACCGTGGTGCTGTTCGCCATTGCCTCGGCGGCGATCATCGGCGCGGTGCCGGTGTTCTTCAGCCTGCCGGCGACTTTCCTCAAAGGCACCGCAGCCGCCACCGGCTTTGCCCTGGCCTGTTCGGTAGCCAACATCGCCGGCCTGGTGAGCAACTCACTGATGGGCGTGGTCACCGACCTCACCGGCACCTCGCACGCTGCGCTGTGGGTGTTTGCCGGCTGCCTGATCCTCAGCTGCTTCCTGGTCATCGCCTTGCCGGCCAAGCTGGTCAACCGCTAG